A stretch of the Nicotiana tabacum cultivar K326 chromosome 6, ASM71507v2, whole genome shotgun sequence genome encodes the following:
- the LOC107829173 gene encoding protein BIG GRAIN 1-like A, with product MDRYNYQRERDISHTSNPSFSSTLLDAIYRSIDQGEEEQLVLYKETMRKKQSNNNNVENFQKVCMIEKWMEHKVSEKVVVRRKSAADFERKSRNLMNSSSSSSDSSCGGVFSSNSEAESVYNNGVNNSSVSSCYGLNRPKPIRTSISTTKNLNLERDFVQKTKNEGGFVKTKSKALKIYGDLKKVKQPISPGGRLASFLNSIFTTGNTKKPKVSSTSANTSTCSSASSFSRSCLSKNTPKSSNSGVKRSVRFVDEACQSNLESVKNIRKTINEELKFHAMEKNRRVEEAAKELLKNYQKKVERDFDMRKNSEIKKMEVFEDYEDDDVASCASSDLFELDNLSSIGIDRYSEELPVYETTNLGTNRAIANGFIL from the coding sequence ATGGATAGATATAACTaccaaagagagagagatatttcACATACTTCAaatccttcattttcttctacacTACTTGATGCAATTTACCGTTCAATAGAtcaaggagaagaagaacaacttgTACTATACAAAGAAACAATGCGCAAGAAAcagagcaacaacaacaacgtGGAAAATTTCCAAAAGGTTTGTATGATTGAGAAATGGATGGAGCATAAAGTCAGTGAAAAAGTTGTCGTTCGACGAAAATCAGCTGCAGATTTCGAGAGAAAATCAAGGAATTTGATGAACTCGAGCTCCAGTTCCTCAGATTCAAGTTGTGGGGGAGTTTTTTCTTCTAATTCAGAAGCTGAATCTGTTTATAATAATGGAGTTAATAACTCCTCTGTTTCTTCATGTTATGGTTTAAATAGACCTAAACCTATTCGAACTTCCATTTCAACTACCAAAAATCTCAATTTGGAAAGAGATTTtgttcaaaaaacaaaaaatgaaggtGGGTTTGTTAAAACAAAGTCTAAAGCTTTGAAGATTTATGGAGATTTAAAGAAAGTTAAACAGCCAATTTCTCCTGGGGGTCGTTTAGCTAGTTTTTTGAACTCAATTTTCACTACTGGAAATACAAAGAAACCCAAAGTTTCTTCTACTTCAGCTAATACATCAACTTGTTCTTCAGCTTCTTCATTTTCAAGATCATGTTTAAGTAAAAATACTCCAAAATCTAGCAATAGTGGAGTTAAAAGATCAGTTAGATTTGTAGATGAAGCTTGTCAGTCCAATTTGGAAAGTGTGAAAAATATTAGGAAAACTataaatgaagagttgaaatttcaTGCAATGGAGAAGAACCGTAGAGTGGAGGAAGCAGCTAAGGAGTTATTGAAAAATTATCAGAAGAAAGTGGAGAGGGATTTTGATATGAGAAAAAATTCAGAAATCAAGAAAATGGAAGTTTTTGAAGATTATGAAGATGATGACGTGGCAAGTTGTGCTAGTTCTGATTTATTTGAGCTTGATAATCTTTCTTCTATTGGAATAGATAGGTACAGTGAAGAATTACCAGTTTATGAAACTACTAATCTTGGTACTAATCGAGCCATTGCTAATGGTTTCATTTTGTAA